One Microbacterium trichothecenolyticum DNA window includes the following coding sequences:
- a CDS encoding Bax inhibitor-1/YccA family protein has translation MALNNPAFNTPAFQDPRAGGAQTRYSPPPAVDPAAAATIEGAYAAPSASAVDTGRMTIEDTVMKTLALFGILVVTAVVGWIWSMAGVSVANPNPSAAPMIVGGLVGFVLAMVATFKKKPSVPVFIAYAAFEGLFVGGISAFFEFIFPGIVLQATLATLSVVGVTLALFASGKIRASARATKIFMIAMVGYLVFSLLNLGLMFFNAPIAGGAFGLYSMKVAGIPLGLIIGVLVVIMAAYSLVLDFDQIQRGVRNGAARVYGWVGAFGIMVTVVWLYVEILRMIAILRGNN, from the coding sequence GTGGCCCTCAACAACCCGGCTTTCAATACCCCGGCGTTCCAGGACCCTCGAGCCGGTGGCGCTCAGACGCGCTACAGCCCGCCCCCGGCCGTCGATCCCGCCGCCGCCGCAACGATCGAAGGCGCATACGCGGCCCCGTCGGCGAGCGCCGTCGACACCGGTCGCATGACCATCGAAGACACGGTGATGAAGACGCTCGCCCTCTTCGGCATCCTCGTTGTCACCGCCGTCGTCGGCTGGATCTGGTCGATGGCGGGCGTCAGCGTCGCCAACCCGAACCCGAGCGCCGCGCCCATGATCGTGGGTGGCCTCGTCGGCTTCGTGCTGGCGATGGTCGCGACCTTCAAGAAGAAGCCGTCGGTCCCCGTCTTCATCGCGTACGCCGCGTTCGAGGGACTCTTCGTCGGTGGCATCTCGGCCTTCTTCGAGTTCATCTTCCCCGGCATCGTGCTGCAGGCCACTCTCGCCACCCTGTCGGTGGTGGGTGTGACCCTCGCGCTGTTCGCCAGCGGCAAGATCCGCGCGTCGGCCCGCGCCACGAAGATCTTCATGATCGCGATGGTCGGCTACCTGGTCTTCAGCCTCCTGAACCTCGGCCTGATGTTCTTCAACGCCCCGATCGCCGGTGGCGCGTTCGGCCTGTACAGCATGAAGGTCGCCGGCATCCCGCTCGGCCTGATCATCGGTGTGCTGGTCGTCATCATGGCCGCCTACTCGCTGGTGCTCGACTTCGACCAGATCCAGCGCGGCGTGCGTAACGGCGCTGCCCGCGTGTACGGCTGGGTCGGCGCCTTCGGCATCATGGTCACCGTCGTGTGGCTGTACGTCGAGATCCTGCGCATGATCGCGATCCTGCGCGGCAACAACTGA
- a CDS encoding NAD(P)/FAD-dependent oxidoreductase → MTVDVTVVGGGISGLACARAIRDAGRSVRVLDRGRRVGGRLSSHTIDGRVVDLGASYVVVGEAERFGHVVADWEERGLARAWTDTFAVIGSDGARSPKPGPMRWAAPLGLRSLALDLADGLDVVSGRVVERVEPFRVDGEDAGEVVLAMPSPQAARLVGEVPGGQQEWEPVIAVVVRWDERQWDADLHGAFAEGDADVSFLADDGDRRGDGAPVLVAHTTAERARRHLDDPEGAIAPVLAATRRLLRIDVEPVSAHAHRWTFARPARATGEPFFRSAGLSVCGDAWGDSAAVRTAWASGDALGRLLSAS, encoded by the coding sequence ATGACGGTGGACGTGACGGTGGTCGGCGGTGGGATCTCGGGACTCGCGTGCGCCCGGGCGATCCGGGATGCCGGGAGGTCGGTGCGCGTGCTCGATCGTGGGCGGCGCGTGGGCGGGCGCCTGTCGAGCCACACGATCGACGGGCGGGTGGTCGACCTCGGCGCCTCGTACGTCGTCGTCGGCGAGGCGGAACGGTTCGGCCACGTCGTCGCGGACTGGGAGGAGCGCGGGCTCGCACGCGCGTGGACCGACACCTTCGCGGTGATCGGCTCCGATGGTGCGCGCAGTCCGAAGCCCGGGCCGATGCGCTGGGCTGCGCCTCTCGGGCTGCGATCCCTCGCCCTGGATCTCGCCGACGGCCTCGACGTCGTCTCGGGGCGTGTCGTCGAACGGGTCGAGCCGTTCCGCGTCGACGGAGAAGACGCCGGAGAGGTGGTGCTCGCGATGCCGTCGCCCCAGGCCGCTCGCCTGGTCGGGGAGGTGCCCGGTGGGCAACAGGAGTGGGAGCCCGTCATCGCGGTCGTCGTCCGATGGGATGAAAGGCAGTGGGATGCCGACCTGCATGGCGCCTTCGCAGAGGGCGACGCCGACGTATCGTTCTTGGCAGACGACGGCGACCGGCGGGGCGACGGTGCGCCCGTGCTGGTCGCGCACACCACCGCCGAGCGCGCGCGGCGCCATCTCGACGACCCGGAGGGTGCGATCGCACCGGTGCTCGCCGCCACGCGCCGACTGCTGCGCATCGATGTCGAGCCGGTCTCCGCGCACGCCCACCGGTGGACGTTCGCCCGCCCCGCGCGGGCGACGGGGGAGCCCTTCTTCCGGTCCGCGGGGCTGTCGGTGTGCGGCGACGCCTGGGGCGACAGTGCGGCGGTGCGCACCGCGTGGGCCTCGGGCGACGCGTTGGGGCGCCTTCTCTCGGCATCCTGA
- a CDS encoding ABC transporter ATP-binding protein gives MDAGIAVAGVRRSFGAVAAVKQVTFTAAPGRVTGLVGPNGSGKTTLMLMLASLLRPDEGEMRIGGVDPVADPAGVRSILGWMPDSLGAWPSLTSREVLVATAQLYDLSREAARARADELLALVDLSALADSPARVLSRGQKQRLALARALVHDPGVLLLDEPASGLDPQARISLRILLRRLAAEGRTILLSSHVLSELEEVVDDAVYMVEGRTVGDDRVAAASARMRVWRVRLATDASRAVEAGRLDVAAALGRTADDIGVDRRDLLVPFTDDAGAVAGLRALVAAGTPVVEFAPAVGDLEHAFLDLGADAPGHHSASRAADDDGSHR, from the coding sequence ATGGATGCCGGTATCGCGGTCGCGGGGGTCAGACGCTCGTTCGGCGCGGTCGCCGCCGTCAAACAGGTGACATTCACGGCCGCGCCGGGGCGGGTGACCGGTCTGGTCGGTCCCAACGGCTCCGGCAAGACCACGCTCATGCTCATGCTGGCATCGCTGCTCCGCCCCGACGAGGGCGAGATGCGCATCGGCGGCGTCGACCCCGTCGCCGACCCGGCCGGCGTGCGGAGCATCCTGGGATGGATGCCAGACTCCCTGGGCGCGTGGCCGAGTCTGACGTCGCGAGAAGTGCTGGTGGCGACGGCCCAGCTCTACGATCTGTCGCGCGAAGCCGCCCGCGCCCGGGCCGACGAACTGCTCGCGCTGGTCGATCTGTCGGCGCTCGCCGATTCCCCCGCTCGGGTGCTCTCGCGCGGACAGAAGCAGCGACTCGCCCTGGCCCGCGCGCTCGTGCACGACCCGGGTGTGCTGCTGCTCGACGAACCGGCATCGGGACTCGACCCCCAGGCGCGGATCTCGCTGCGCATCCTGCTGCGTCGCTTGGCGGCAGAGGGCCGCACGATCCTCCTCTCCAGCCACGTGCTGTCCGAGCTCGAAGAGGTCGTCGACGACGCGGTGTACATGGTCGAGGGCCGCACAGTCGGTGACGATCGTGTCGCCGCAGCATCGGCGCGGATGCGCGTCTGGCGTGTGCGGCTCGCGACAGACGCGTCGCGTGCCGTCGAGGCGGGGCGCCTCGACGTAGCCGCAGCCCTCGGCCGCACGGCTGACGACATCGGCGTCGACCGGCGCGACCTGCTCGTGCCGTTCACAGACGATGCCGGTGCGGTGGCCGGCCTCCGCGCCCTGGTCGCGGCGGGCACGCCCGTCGTCGAGTTCGCCCCCGCGGTGGGCGATCTCGAGCATGCGTTCCTCGATCTGGGGGCGGACGCCCCCGGGCACCACAGCGCTTCCCGAGCCGCCGACGACGATGGGAGCCATCGATGA
- a CDS encoding GTP-binding protein, with translation MRRTIAIMGVCAPERRTYAERTAAALARPLQLLRHADLRSADLRSAHALPNPRTRTDGDDVVIDLGTDVDLIHAITARGAAEVEAVCVVDARHMVGDLLDDAALVASAPPGDTRGDVGARARQAALALELATRIVWINWDKVPTAALAVQMALASHLNPLAVVRLTRDPLSDLHPEASHEGEILERAGWVRTLNGEHDPYMRDNRVMTLRYEQLRPFHSARLSAALDRLDEGAAGRLVRSAGFCRLASRPGILARWEHVGSAMWIEPLGADDGRMGMGQEIAFTGLDLSAPKLAHILDQAALTDDEFAAGVSTWTAFEDPLPAWPAVQSSLPDPTD, from the coding sequence ATGCGCCGAACGATCGCCATCATGGGCGTCTGCGCCCCCGAACGCCGTACCTACGCCGAACGCACCGCCGCGGCCCTCGCCCGCCCGCTGCAGCTGTTGCGTCACGCCGACCTGCGCTCCGCCGACCTTCGCTCCGCCCATGCCCTGCCGAACCCGCGGACCCGCACCGACGGCGACGACGTCGTGATCGACCTCGGCACCGACGTCGACCTGATCCACGCGATCACCGCGCGCGGCGCCGCCGAGGTCGAGGCGGTCTGCGTCGTCGACGCTCGGCACATGGTCGGAGATCTGCTCGACGACGCCGCGCTCGTGGCATCCGCCCCACCCGGCGACACCCGCGGCGACGTCGGCGCGCGTGCGCGACAAGCAGCTCTCGCACTGGAGCTGGCCACCCGCATCGTCTGGATCAACTGGGACAAGGTGCCGACGGCGGCCCTCGCCGTGCAGATGGCTCTGGCGTCGCACCTCAATCCCCTGGCCGTGGTCCGGCTCACGCGCGATCCGCTCAGCGATCTGCACCCCGAGGCATCGCACGAGGGCGAGATCCTCGAGCGAGCCGGGTGGGTGCGCACCCTCAACGGGGAGCACGACCCGTACATGCGCGACAACCGGGTGATGACCCTGCGGTACGAGCAACTGCGCCCCTTCCACTCCGCGCGTCTCTCGGCCGCGCTCGACCGCCTCGACGAGGGCGCCGCCGGACGCCTGGTGCGCTCGGCCGGATTCTGCCGGCTGGCTTCGCGCCCCGGCATCCTGGCCCGCTGGGAGCACGTGGGATCGGCCATGTGGATCGAGCCCCTCGGCGCCGATGACGGGCGCATGGGCATGGGTCAGGAGATCGCCTTCACCGGTCTCGACCTGTCGGCACCGAAACTCGCGCACATCCTCGACCAGGCCGCGCTCACCGACGACGAGTTCGCCGCCGGTGTGTCGACCTGGACGGCGTTCGAAGATCCGCTGCCGGCCTGGCCCGCGGTGCAGTCTTCCCTCCCGGACCCCACCGACTGA
- a CDS encoding glycosyltransferase codes for MTFFPDAWYLILSSRLVPDLDGGYTISTLARARQMAAAGASPLLLTVDPGTAEAHAQHRAVFVERGAAAASEMFRNLFDEAVAPDGGAAEWLRAAAAPGEADPSLEYREVAGGAVALPNVVDPDWHLTTAPIVIRDAAGEPVGIVAGFGALYRAWLTHVAADLRAEDDRPVVIVCESRQLGELIVGWGDEDVRIVHTVHTIHLEPPYRVDSDLNGLWTRWFEISPRFDAVLWPTAHQRDDVRGRFGSAANDVVVPHAVTRPGVVVPADAREEGLVVVLGRLAPGKRLAPAIRAFARVVAEVPAARLELWGEGAQRAELGALVEELGLGDAVSLPGLTTDPGAVLDRAAVYLTTSAFEGQGLALAEALAHGTPVVAWDIRYGPRDMLAGGGGILVPDGDEDALVDALVRVLTNTDVRERLSMEAQDAAATLTPARAMQTLAAACAEALSRERRR; via the coding sequence GTGACGTTCTTCCCCGATGCCTGGTACCTCATCCTGTCGAGCCGGCTCGTCCCCGACCTCGACGGGGGCTACACGATCTCGACCCTCGCGCGGGCGCGGCAGATGGCCGCGGCGGGCGCGTCACCGCTCCTGCTGACCGTCGACCCGGGCACGGCGGAGGCCCACGCGCAGCATCGCGCCGTCTTCGTCGAGCGCGGTGCCGCCGCGGCATCCGAGATGTTCCGAAACCTGTTCGACGAGGCAGTTGCGCCCGACGGAGGGGCGGCGGAGTGGCTCCGAGCAGCCGCCGCCCCGGGCGAAGCGGACCCCTCGCTCGAGTATCGAGAGGTGGCGGGAGGCGCGGTCGCGCTGCCCAACGTCGTCGACCCCGACTGGCACCTCACGACCGCGCCGATCGTGATCCGGGATGCCGCGGGCGAGCCCGTCGGCATCGTCGCGGGGTTCGGCGCGCTGTATCGGGCGTGGCTGACGCATGTCGCCGCGGACCTGCGCGCGGAGGACGACCGCCCCGTCGTCATCGTCTGCGAGTCGCGTCAGCTCGGCGAGCTGATCGTCGGTTGGGGCGACGAAGACGTGCGGATCGTGCACACGGTGCACACCATCCACCTGGAGCCGCCCTATCGAGTGGATTCCGACCTCAACGGGTTGTGGACGCGGTGGTTCGAGATCTCGCCCCGCTTCGACGCGGTGCTGTGGCCGACGGCGCATCAGCGGGACGACGTGCGCGGGCGCTTCGGGTCCGCGGCGAACGATGTGGTCGTGCCGCACGCGGTGACGAGACCCGGCGTCGTGGTGCCTGCCGACGCGCGGGAGGAGGGCCTCGTCGTGGTGCTCGGGCGCCTGGCTCCCGGCAAGCGCCTCGCGCCCGCCATCCGGGCCTTCGCCCGGGTCGTCGCCGAGGTGCCGGCGGCGCGACTGGAACTGTGGGGCGAGGGCGCACAACGCGCTGAACTCGGGGCCCTGGTCGAGGAGCTCGGACTCGGCGACGCGGTGTCGTTGCCGGGGCTCACGACCGATCCCGGTGCGGTCCTCGACCGTGCCGCCGTCTACCTCACGACCTCGGCGTTCGAGGGGCAGGGGCTCGCTCTGGCCGAGGCACTGGCGCACGGGACACCGGTCGTCGCCTGGGACATCCGCTACGGCCCGCGCGACATGCTCGCCGGAGGCGGCGGCATCCTGGTTCCGGACGGCGACGAGGACGCGCTCGTCGATGCGCTCGTGCGCGTGCTCACCAACACCGACGTGAGGGAGCGTTTGTCGATGGAGGCGCAGGATGCCGCAGCGACGCTGACGCCGGCACGGGCGATGCAGACGCTGGCCGCGGCGTGCGCCGAGGCCCTGTCGCGGGAGCGGCGGCGCTGA
- a CDS encoding glycerophosphodiester phosphodiesterase family protein encodes MTLVIGHRGAPGYLPEHSRSSYARAVAAGVDAIEPDVVPSSDGVLVVRHENEISATTDVAARPEFADRRTSKSVDGRRLAGWFTEDFTWAELQTLRCRERIPAIRPASAAHDDSEPVLRLRDVLDLARDAGIGVVLEIKHAASFERLGFDMAALVSAELREAGWADAVDALVIESFEPVVLSRLREHGIRVPLVQLIEAEGAPWDSRERDGDDAVSYAAMVTPAGLEALAREVDGISVDKRLVLAPDRLGRARGPARFVDEARDRDLRVFAWTCRPENAFLLPAYRHPGGEGVRGGYRREWAVLRDAHLDGVFVDHPDLGVEFFRE; translated from the coding sequence GTGACCCTCGTCATCGGCCACCGCGGCGCCCCCGGATACCTTCCCGAGCACTCACGTTCCTCCTACGCGCGGGCGGTGGCGGCCGGTGTGGATGCCATCGAACCCGACGTGGTGCCGTCGAGCGACGGCGTGCTGGTCGTGCGCCACGAGAACGAGATCAGCGCGACGACGGATGTGGCGGCGCGGCCGGAGTTCGCCGACCGGCGGACCTCGAAGTCCGTCGACGGGCGGCGGCTCGCAGGCTGGTTCACCGAGGACTTCACCTGGGCGGAACTGCAGACGTTGCGCTGTCGCGAGCGCATTCCGGCGATCCGTCCCGCGAGCGCTGCGCACGATGACAGTGAGCCGGTGCTGCGGCTGCGCGATGTCCTCGACCTGGCCCGAGACGCCGGCATCGGCGTCGTGCTCGAGATCAAGCACGCGGCGTCGTTCGAGCGGCTCGGGTTCGACATGGCCGCGCTGGTTTCGGCCGAGTTGCGCGAGGCCGGATGGGCGGATGCCGTCGACGCGCTCGTCATCGAGTCCTTCGAGCCCGTCGTGCTGTCGCGGCTGCGGGAGCACGGCATCCGGGTCCCCCTCGTGCAGTTGATCGAGGCGGAGGGAGCCCCCTGGGATTCGCGGGAGCGCGATGGCGACGACGCCGTGAGCTATGCCGCGATGGTGACGCCGGCCGGCCTCGAGGCGCTCGCGCGGGAGGTCGACGGGATCAGCGTCGACAAGCGTCTCGTGCTCGCCCCGGATCGACTCGGCCGTGCGCGGGGACCCGCTCGATTCGTCGACGAGGCGCGAGACCGTGACCTCCGTGTCTTCGCGTGGACATGCCGCCCGGAGAATGCGTTTCTCCTGCCCGCATATCGCCATCCGGGCGGCGAGGGCGTGCGCGGCGGCTACCGCCGCGAGTGGGCCGTGCTGCGCGACGCGCACCTCGACGGCGTGTTCGTCGACCACCCCGACCTGGGAGTGGAGTTCTTCCGCGAGTGA
- a CDS encoding TetR/AcrR family transcriptional regulator — translation MPTPERTSIGEIVDEATRLLDAGGPAAVTMQAVASAVGVKAPSLYKRVRDRDALLAMVGAAAADDLARLLSDAGQDLGAMLAAFRRFAHARPEAFRLLFTTAVDPDRLAATSEPVLRAAASLVGDEQALAAARLVTAWATGFVTMELAGAFRLGGDLDEAFAYGIRHLVGSLVPPPEAERPAHGS, via the coding sequence ATGCCCACACCGGAACGCACCTCGATCGGTGAGATCGTCGACGAGGCGACGCGCCTCCTGGACGCGGGCGGACCGGCCGCCGTCACCATGCAGGCCGTGGCCAGCGCCGTCGGGGTCAAAGCCCCCTCGCTCTACAAGCGCGTACGCGACCGCGACGCGCTCCTGGCGATGGTGGGTGCCGCGGCAGCCGACGACCTGGCCCGCCTCCTCTCCGACGCCGGCCAAGATCTCGGAGCGATGTTGGCCGCCTTCCGTCGCTTCGCCCACGCACGACCGGAAGCCTTCCGGCTCCTGTTCACGACGGCCGTCGACCCCGACCGTCTCGCGGCCACGAGCGAGCCGGTCCTGCGCGCGGCGGCGTCCCTCGTCGGTGACGAGCAGGCGCTGGCCGCTGCGCGCCTGGTGACGGCGTGGGCGACCGGGTTCGTCACGATGGAGCTCGCGGGCGCGTTCCGTCTCGGCGGCGACCTCGACGAGGCCTTCGCCTACGGCATCCGTCACCTCGTCGGCTCGCTCGTCCCCCCTCCGGAAGCCGAGCGGCCGGCCCACGGGTCGTAG
- a CDS encoding DUF72 domain-containing protein yields MTASAYVGVSGWRYPRWRGDFYPPGLAQRRELTYVGERLRSVELNGSFYSLQRPTSYRRWREDVPADFVFAVKGSRYVTHMLRLTGAHTALANFFASGVLALGHTLGPFLWQLPERVAFDADVLDAFLTQLPRTTGDALALARQHDERLDGRDWLEIEDDAPLRHALEPRSASFADPRATELLRAHDVSLVLADTAGRWPAFDAVTSDHVYVRLHGSSELYASGYTDDELDAWSARIRGWLDGSTTPDADPRDVYVYFDNDARGRAPHDAVALAGRLP; encoded by the coding sequence CTGACCGCGAGCGCGTACGTCGGCGTCTCGGGCTGGCGCTACCCGCGCTGGCGGGGTGACTTCTACCCACCGGGTCTGGCACAGCGGCGTGAGCTGACGTACGTGGGTGAACGTCTACGGAGCGTGGAGCTGAACGGGTCGTTCTACTCGCTGCAGCGGCCCACCAGCTACCGGCGCTGGCGCGAGGACGTGCCGGCCGACTTCGTCTTCGCGGTGAAGGGATCGCGGTACGTCACGCACATGCTGCGACTGACGGGTGCGCACACGGCCCTGGCGAACTTCTTCGCGTCGGGCGTGCTCGCTCTCGGCCACACCCTCGGACCGTTCCTCTGGCAGCTGCCCGAGCGCGTGGCGTTCGACGCCGACGTGCTCGACGCCTTTCTCACGCAGCTTCCCCGCACGACCGGTGACGCCCTCGCTCTCGCGCGCCAGCACGACGAGCGCCTCGACGGACGCGACTGGCTCGAGATCGAAGACGACGCACCGCTGCGACACGCGCTCGAGCCGCGGTCGGCGAGCTTCGCCGATCCGCGCGCCACCGAGCTGCTGCGCGCCCACGACGTGTCGCTCGTCCTCGCCGACACCGCGGGCCGATGGCCGGCGTTCGACGCCGTCACCTCCGACCACGTCTACGTGCGTCTGCACGGGTCGAGCGAGCTGTACGCCAGCGGTTACACCGATGACGAGCTCGACGCCTGGTCCGCCCGTATCCGCGGATGGCTCGACGGGTCGACCACCCCGGATGCCGACCCCCGCGACGTGTACGTCTACTTCGACAACGACGCCCGAGGCCGGGCCCCGCACGATGCGGTCGCTCTCGCGGGCCGTCTGCCCTGA
- the ligD gene encoding non-homologous end-joining DNA ligase, whose product MSQAKTVPVTLDVDGHEVRVTSPDRVVFPEPGLTKLDLVRYYLAVADGALRGAAGRPMVLKRFSKGLDQEPFFQKRVPENRPAFIDTATLRYASGTSAEETVIRDAAGLAWVVNLGCLDLNPHPVRAQDLDHPDELRVDLDPMPGVDWSQIVDVAFIARDVLEDHGLIGWPKTSGSRGLHILVRIRPEWGYTEVRLAAETLAREVENRAPGLATARWWKEERGESVFVDFNQNAKDRTVSSAYSIRALPDARVSTPLAWDEVRSRRPEEFTVLTVPERFRAIGDPHAGIDDTAGSLDALLVLARELNPAEKPPRRSDGSGRRASTMPLIEVARTKTKPEALDALETWRSRHPDAAAALHPADVLVDGMRGSSSLWYRVRVNLQHVPDAERPGQEDLIADYDPWAGRSASGGGTSEPTR is encoded by the coding sequence ATGAGTCAGGCGAAGACCGTGCCCGTGACCCTCGACGTCGACGGGCACGAGGTGCGTGTCACGAGCCCCGACCGCGTCGTGTTCCCCGAGCCGGGACTCACCAAGCTCGACCTCGTGCGGTACTACCTCGCCGTCGCCGACGGCGCCCTGCGCGGAGCCGCCGGCCGACCCATGGTGCTCAAACGTTTCTCGAAGGGCCTCGACCAGGAGCCGTTCTTCCAGAAGCGCGTGCCCGAGAACCGCCCGGCCTTCATCGACACCGCGACCCTCCGCTACGCTTCGGGCACCTCCGCCGAAGAGACGGTGATCCGGGATGCCGCGGGCTTGGCGTGGGTGGTGAACCTCGGCTGCCTCGACCTCAACCCGCACCCCGTGCGCGCCCAGGACCTCGATCACCCCGACGAGCTCCGGGTCGACCTCGACCCCATGCCGGGCGTGGACTGGTCGCAGATCGTCGACGTCGCCTTCATCGCCCGCGACGTACTCGAGGATCACGGCCTGATCGGCTGGCCGAAGACCTCGGGATCGCGCGGCCTGCACATCCTCGTGCGTATCCGCCCCGAGTGGGGCTACACCGAGGTGCGCCTGGCTGCCGAGACACTCGCCCGCGAGGTCGAGAACCGCGCGCCCGGGCTCGCAACAGCTCGATGGTGGAAGGAGGAACGCGGCGAGAGCGTCTTCGTCGACTTCAACCAGAACGCCAAGGACCGCACCGTCTCCTCGGCCTACTCGATCCGCGCCCTCCCCGACGCCCGCGTCTCGACCCCGCTCGCCTGGGACGAAGTGCGCAGCCGCCGCCCCGAAGAGTTCACGGTCCTCACCGTGCCCGAGCGCTTCCGCGCGATCGGCGATCCGCACGCCGGCATCGACGACACGGCCGGATCGCTCGACGCCCTCCTCGTCCTCGCGAGGGAGCTCAACCCGGCAGAGAAGCCCCCGCGCCGGTCCGACGGCTCGGGCCGCCGTGCCTCGACCATGCCCCTCATCGAGGTCGCCCGCACCAAGACCAAGCCCGAGGCGCTCGACGCCCTCGAGACCTGGAGATCACGGCATCCCGACGCGGCGGCCGCACTCCACCCCGCCGACGTGCTCGTCGACGGCATGCGCGGTTCGAGTTCGCTCTGGTACCGCGTGCGCGTGAACCTGCAGCACGTTCCGGATGCCGAGCGCCCGGGGCAGGAAGACCTGATCGCCGACTACGACCCGTGGGCCGGCCGCTCGGCTTCCGGAGGGGGGACGAGCGAGCCGACGAGGTGA
- a CDS encoding MBL fold metallo-hydrolase, translating into MQLAPSLHRLGNDIVASYLIATPDGITLIDAGLPGMFSDLKRELDAIGRPIDDIRAVILTHGDSDHVGFAERLRRDHGIPVFVHSADADRARGGDKPKTPVGPVRIGPLVRFAAFGVRKGMRPQWLTEVVPLDDDATLDLPGVPRVITIPGHSPGSIAVFSPEVRAVFVGDALTTRHVLTGRTGPGPAPFTDDPAEALASLARIADLDADWVLPGHGPAFRGSPSAAVSAVREAARA; encoded by the coding sequence GTGCAGCTCGCCCCCTCCCTTCACCGCCTCGGCAACGACATCGTCGCCTCCTACCTGATCGCCACCCCCGACGGCATCACACTGATCGACGCCGGGCTCCCGGGCATGTTCTCCGACCTGAAGCGAGAGCTGGATGCCATCGGCCGCCCCATCGATGACATCCGCGCCGTGATCCTCACCCACGGTGACAGCGACCACGTCGGCTTCGCCGAGCGCCTCCGCCGGGACCACGGCATCCCGGTCTTCGTCCACTCCGCGGATGCCGACCGCGCCCGGGGTGGCGACAAACCGAAGACCCCGGTCGGTCCGGTACGGATCGGTCCGCTCGTGCGCTTCGCCGCGTTCGGTGTCCGCAAAGGCATGCGTCCGCAGTGGTTGACGGAGGTGGTCCCCCTCGACGACGACGCGACGCTCGATCTCCCCGGCGTGCCCCGGGTGATCACGATCCCCGGGCACTCGCCGGGCAGCATCGCCGTCTTCTCCCCCGAGGTCCGCGCCGTCTTCGTCGGAGATGCCCTCACGACCCGACACGTGCTGACCGGCCGGACGGGACCTGGGCCTGCGCCCTTCACCGACGACCCGGCCGAGGCCCTCGCGTCGCTGGCACGGATCGCCGATCTCGACGCCGACTGGGTCCTCCCCGGGCACGGTCCGGCGTTCCGCGGCTCACCGTCCGCGGCCGTGAGCGCCGTCCGCGAGGCCGCGCGCGCCTGA
- a CDS encoding ABC transporter permease: MRPLRLRTIIGIELRQRVRSAGWYVLLGIFAVILLGVMVLSFAAFSLWTGGNEWFFSLVIMLVLLLVLLVSPTLSGSAVNGDRDAATLAPVQVTLATTTEIVLGKFLAAWISGLAFLVVAVPFLIVSTFAGSLNPAVILSSLGILIVEVGIVAAIGVGFSAVVARPIFSVAATYLVVAALAVGTLIAFGLGGVALRSEQVTINRDVDWDAVPPGCEPGGTTRYADCPSYDQLACVERSSVNEIPRYDRVWWFLAANPFVILADATPPTYRDGYPSDMFSSIASGVRSAQIAPEPTVTYDSCASASGYMQPYSTTEEQIAGTAPSWFVGLLLQAVIAGGLLWWGVARTRTPAKRLPPGTRIA, from the coding sequence ATGAGGCCTCTCCGCCTTCGCACGATCATCGGGATCGAACTGCGCCAGCGGGTGCGCTCGGCGGGGTGGTACGTGCTGCTGGGCATCTTCGCCGTGATCCTGTTGGGCGTCATGGTGCTCTCGTTCGCGGCCTTCTCGCTCTGGACCGGCGGCAATGAGTGGTTCTTCTCGCTCGTCATCATGCTTGTGCTGCTGCTCGTACTACTGGTGTCGCCCACCCTCAGCGGCAGCGCCGTCAACGGCGACCGCGATGCCGCCACTCTCGCACCCGTGCAGGTCACGCTCGCGACGACGACCGAGATCGTCCTCGGCAAGTTCCTCGCGGCGTGGATCTCGGGGTTGGCGTTCCTCGTGGTCGCGGTGCCGTTCCTGATCGTGTCGACTTTCGCCGGCTCGTTGAACCCGGCCGTCATCCTGAGCTCGCTCGGCATCCTGATCGTCGAGGTCGGCATCGTTGCGGCGATCGGGGTCGGCTTCAGCGCCGTCGTTGCACGACCGATCTTCTCGGTGGCGGCCACGTACCTCGTCGTCGCGGCTCTCGCTGTGGGAACCCTGATCGCCTTCGGACTGGGTGGTGTGGCCCTGCGGTCCGAGCAGGTGACCATCAACCGCGACGTGGACTGGGACGCTGTCCCCCCAGGGTGTGAGCCCGGTGGCACGACGAGGTACGCCGATTGCCCGAGCTACGACCAGCTGGCGTGCGTCGAACGCAGCTCGGTCAACGAGATACCTCGTTACGACCGCGTGTGGTGGTTCCTCGCGGCGAACCCGTTCGTCATCCTCGCCGACGCCACCCCGCCGACGTACCGCGACGGGTATCCGAGCGACATGTTCTCGAGCATCGCGTCGGGGGTGCGCTCCGCCCAGATCGCCCCGGAACCGACCGTCACCTACGACTCGTGCGCGTCCGCGAGCGGATACATGCAGCCGTACTCGACGACCGAGGAACAGATCGCCGGGACCGCGCCGAGCTGGTTCGTGGGGCTGCTGCTGCAGGCGGTCATCGCGGGTGGTCTGCTGTGGTGGGGTGTCGCGCGCACGCGCACGCCTGCCAAACGTCTGCCGCCGGGCACTCGTATCGCGTAG